One genomic window of Quercus lobata isolate SW786 chromosome 9, ValleyOak3.0 Primary Assembly, whole genome shotgun sequence includes the following:
- the LOC115961225 gene encoding receptor-like protein EIX2: MSEISFLNHPDLSYNHLSGKIPLSTQLQSFNASSFAGNPALCGLPLSQKCWLGEQTPNQSEAIEEYGDEFWKWFYGTTGFGFVVGFLGVCGSLLLKDSWRHAYFLLFEKMKDWLCVRMAVNMARLRRKFQRPR, translated from the coding sequence ATGTCAGAGATAAGCTTTTTGAACCACCCAGACCTATCGTACAACCATTTGTCTGGGAAAATTCCTTTAAGCACTCAACTACAAAGCTTTAATGCATCTTCTTTTGCTGGAAACCCGGCACTTTGTGGGCTTCCACTTTCACAAAAGTGCTGGCTAGGTGAACAAACACCAAACCAAAGTGAAGCTATTGAGGAATATGGAGATGAGTTTTGGAAATGGTTTTATGGCACAACAGGATTTGGATTTGTGGTAGGATTTTTGGGTGTTTGCGGTTCTTTGTTGCTAAAGGATTCATGGAGACATGCCTATTTCTTGTTATTCGAGAAAATGAAGGATTGGCTGTGTGTAAGAATGGCAGTAAACATGGCAAGATTGCGGAGGAAGTTTCAGAGGCCTCGATGA